In Rhodamnia argentea isolate NSW1041297 chromosome 4, ASM2092103v1, whole genome shotgun sequence, the following proteins share a genomic window:
- the LOC115750982 gene encoding HBS1-like protein isoform X6: MPRKVNYGLDYDDDYDDDNDYDDYDIDYDVEDNGNLHKPNQEATRSGIWRCSICTYDNDQSMTACDICGVLRNPLPSSGISNGNDLKTAPFKFDVPSPDDIVTNGLRSSKMGPKASANVKKNNMSAPMSTRSSNSSSLTMPKGRNVAGNENNQLKDGERNLRSSAKSPDEMAGTSSSYHEGGVEYTLPMDEIKPRSLAYSLDSASINDRGGYSNSYGTGKAASQGQYKPEKWMLHEAEDGLLSQLNLAIVGHVDSGKSTLSGRLLHLLGQISQKDMHKHEKEAKLQGKGSFAYAWALDESPEERERGITMTVAVAYFDTKRYRVVVLDSPGHKDFVPNMISGATQADAALLVIDASNGSFEAGMDGSKGQTKEHAQLIRSFGVDQLIVAVNKMDVVQYSKDRFDLIKQQLGTFLRSSGFRDSSVLWIPLSAMENQNLVTAPSDIRLLSWYKGPYLLDAIDSLQPPTRNVSKPLVMPICDVIKSPSMGQVSACGKLEAGALRSGVKVLVMPSGDVGTVRSLERDTRPCAIARAGDNVAVVLQGIDTSHVISGGVLCHPDFPITIAKHLELKVLVLDGASPILIGSQLEFHIHHAKEVARVEKMVSLFDPKTGKVMKKAPRCLLAKQSAVIEVVLQGPVCAEEFSSCKALGRVSLRALGRTLAVGIVTRVIEKEPIAFFKSKYFVFFSK; encoded by the exons ATGCCGCGCAAGGTTAATTATGGCCTTGATTATGATGACGACTACGACGACGACAACGACTACGATGACTATGATATTGATTATGATGTAGAAGATAATG GCAATTTGCATAAGCCAAATCAAGAGGCCACCCGGTCTGGCATTTGGCGTTGCTCCATTTGTACCTACGATAATGACCAGAGCATGACTGCGTGTGATATTTGTGGGGTTCTTCGAAATCCTTTGCCTTCGAGTGGTATCAGCAATGGCAATGACCTGAAAAcag CGCCTTTCAAATTCGATGTCCCGTCCCCTGATGATATTGTCACTAATGGATTGCGCTCCtccaaaatgggtccaaaag CAAGTGCAAACGTAAAGAAGAATAACATGTCTGCTCCAATGAGCACAAGATCATCAAACAGCTCATCTCTTACGATGCCAAAGGGCAGAAATGTCGCTGGTAAtgaaaacaatcaattaaaagaTGGAGAGCGCAATCTAAGATCAAGTGCAAAAAGTCCAG ATGAAATGGCAGGCACCTCGTCAAGCTATCATGAGGGTGGGGTTGAGTACACTTTACCAATGGATGAGATCAAGCCGCGAAGTCTTGCGTATAGTTTAGACAGTGCCTCTATTAATGATAGAGGTGGATATTCCAATAGTTATGGCACTGGAAAAGCTGCTTCTCAGGGACAGTATAAACCTGAAAAATGGATGCTCCATGAAGCAGAAGATGGCTTATTGAGTCAACTGAATCTTGCTATT GTGGGGCATGTTGATTCTGGGAAATCAACACTTTCAGGTAGACTTCTTCatcttttgggacaaatatctCAAAAGGACATGCACAAGCATGAAAAAGAGGCCAAACTACAG GGCAAGGGATCCTTTGCTTATGCCTGGGCATTGGATGAGAGCCCAGAGGAAAGGGAAAGGGGAATAACCATGACGGTGGCTGTTGCTTATTTTGATACCAAAAGGTATCGCGTTGTTGTGCTGGACTCCCCAGGGCACAAGGATTTTGTTCCAAACATGATATCAGGAGCCACACAAGCTGATGCTGCATTGCTCGTCATTGATGCATCCAATGGTTCTTTTGAAGCTGGCATGGATGGTAGTAAGGGCCAAACTAAAGAGCATGCACAGCTTATCAGAAGCTTTGGAGTAGATCAACTTATTGTTGCCGTTAACAAAATGGATGTCGTGCAGTACTCGAAGGATagattcgatttgatcaaacaGCAGCTTGGGACATTCCTCCGGTCTAGTGGTTTTAGAGACTCGTCAGTATTATGGATTCCTCTGAGTGCCATGGAGAATCAAAATCTGGTCACAGCTCCTTCAGACATTCGGTTATTATCCTG GTATAAGGGACCATACTTGTTGGATGCTATTGACTCCCTCCAACCTCCAACCAGGAATGTTTCGAAACCTCTAGTCATGCCCATATGTGACGTTATTAAATCACCTTCGATGGGGCAGGTCTCTGCTTGTGGTAAATTGGAAGCTGGAGCTCTTCGAAGTGGAGTGAAG GTTCTGGTCATGCCATCAGGGGATGTGGGGACAGTCAGGTCTTTGGAACGTGACACTCGCCCATGTGCAATTGCGAGAGCTGGGGATAATGTTGCAGTGGTTCTTCAGGGAATTGATACAAGCCACGTGATATCTGGCGGGGTCCTTTGTCACCCCGATTTCCCCATAACCATTGCAAAGCATCTGGAGCTGAAAGTGCTTGTCTTGGATGGTGCTTCCCCCATTCTAATTGGTTCTCAG TTGGAATTTCATATTCACCATGCAAAGGAAGTTGCCAGAGTTGAAAAAATGGTGTCATTGTTCGATCCTAAGACTGGCAAGGTGATGAAGAAAGCACCGCGGTGTCTCCTCGCAAAGCAGAGTGCAGTTATTGAG GTGGTTTTGCAAGGACCAGTTTGTGCAGAAGAGTTTTCAAGCTGTAAAGCTCTTGGTAGGGTCTCCTTAAGAGCATTGGGGAGAACTCTAGCTGTAGGGATTGTTACTCGAGTAATTGAGAAAGAGCCAATagcatttttcaaaagtaaatattttgtattcttCAGCAAATGA
- the LOC115750982 gene encoding HBS1-like protein isoform X5 has product MPRKVNYGLDYDDDYDDDNDYDDYDIDYDVEDNAFSVVTGNLHKPNQEATRSGIWRCSICTYDNDQSMTACDICGVLRNPLPSSGISNGNDLKTAPFKFDVPSPDDIVTNGLRSSKMGPKASANVKKNNMSAPMSTRSSNSSSLTMPKGRNVAGNENNQLKDGERNLRSSAKSPDEMAGTSSSYHEGGVEYTLPMDEIKPRSLAYSLDSASINDRGGYSNSYGTGKAASQGQYKPEKWMLHEAEDGLLSQLNLAIVGHVDSGKSTLSGRLLHLLGQISQKDMHKHEKEAKLQGKGSFAYAWALDESPEERERGITMTVAVAYFDTKRYRVVVLDSPGHKDFVPNMISGATQADAALLVIDASNGSFEAGMDGSKGQTKEHAQLIRSFGVDQLIVAVNKMDVVQYSKDRFDLIKQQLGTFLRSSGFRDSSVLWIPLSAMENQNLVTAPSDIRLLSWYKGPYLLDAIDSLQPPTRNVSKPLVMPICDVIKSPSMGQVSACGKLEAGALRSGVKVLVMPSGDVGTVRSLERDTRPCAIARAGDNVAVVLQGIDTSHVISGGVLCHPDFPITIAKHLELKVLVLDGASPILIGSQLEFHIHHAKEVARVEKMVSLFDPKTGKVMKKAPRCLLAKQSAVIEVVLQGPVCAEEFSSCKALGRVSLRALGRTLAVGIVTRVIEKEPIAFFKSKYFVFFSK; this is encoded by the exons ATGCCGCGCAAGGTTAATTATGGCCTTGATTATGATGACGACTACGACGACGACAACGACTACGATGACTATGATATTGATTATGATGTAGAAGATAATG CTTTTTCTGTTGTAACAGGCAATTTGCATAAGCCAAATCAAGAGGCCACCCGGTCTGGCATTTGGCGTTGCTCCATTTGTACCTACGATAATGACCAGAGCATGACTGCGTGTGATATTTGTGGGGTTCTTCGAAATCCTTTGCCTTCGAGTGGTATCAGCAATGGCAATGACCTGAAAAcag CGCCTTTCAAATTCGATGTCCCGTCCCCTGATGATATTGTCACTAATGGATTGCGCTCCtccaaaatgggtccaaaag CAAGTGCAAACGTAAAGAAGAATAACATGTCTGCTCCAATGAGCACAAGATCATCAAACAGCTCATCTCTTACGATGCCAAAGGGCAGAAATGTCGCTGGTAAtgaaaacaatcaattaaaagaTGGAGAGCGCAATCTAAGATCAAGTGCAAAAAGTCCAG ATGAAATGGCAGGCACCTCGTCAAGCTATCATGAGGGTGGGGTTGAGTACACTTTACCAATGGATGAGATCAAGCCGCGAAGTCTTGCGTATAGTTTAGACAGTGCCTCTATTAATGATAGAGGTGGATATTCCAATAGTTATGGCACTGGAAAAGCTGCTTCTCAGGGACAGTATAAACCTGAAAAATGGATGCTCCATGAAGCAGAAGATGGCTTATTGAGTCAACTGAATCTTGCTATT GTGGGGCATGTTGATTCTGGGAAATCAACACTTTCAGGTAGACTTCTTCatcttttgggacaaatatctCAAAAGGACATGCACAAGCATGAAAAAGAGGCCAAACTACAG GGCAAGGGATCCTTTGCTTATGCCTGGGCATTGGATGAGAGCCCAGAGGAAAGGGAAAGGGGAATAACCATGACGGTGGCTGTTGCTTATTTTGATACCAAAAGGTATCGCGTTGTTGTGCTGGACTCCCCAGGGCACAAGGATTTTGTTCCAAACATGATATCAGGAGCCACACAAGCTGATGCTGCATTGCTCGTCATTGATGCATCCAATGGTTCTTTTGAAGCTGGCATGGATGGTAGTAAGGGCCAAACTAAAGAGCATGCACAGCTTATCAGAAGCTTTGGAGTAGATCAACTTATTGTTGCCGTTAACAAAATGGATGTCGTGCAGTACTCGAAGGATagattcgatttgatcaaacaGCAGCTTGGGACATTCCTCCGGTCTAGTGGTTTTAGAGACTCGTCAGTATTATGGATTCCTCTGAGTGCCATGGAGAATCAAAATCTGGTCACAGCTCCTTCAGACATTCGGTTATTATCCTG GTATAAGGGACCATACTTGTTGGATGCTATTGACTCCCTCCAACCTCCAACCAGGAATGTTTCGAAACCTCTAGTCATGCCCATATGTGACGTTATTAAATCACCTTCGATGGGGCAGGTCTCTGCTTGTGGTAAATTGGAAGCTGGAGCTCTTCGAAGTGGAGTGAAG GTTCTGGTCATGCCATCAGGGGATGTGGGGACAGTCAGGTCTTTGGAACGTGACACTCGCCCATGTGCAATTGCGAGAGCTGGGGATAATGTTGCAGTGGTTCTTCAGGGAATTGATACAAGCCACGTGATATCTGGCGGGGTCCTTTGTCACCCCGATTTCCCCATAACCATTGCAAAGCATCTGGAGCTGAAAGTGCTTGTCTTGGATGGTGCTTCCCCCATTCTAATTGGTTCTCAG TTGGAATTTCATATTCACCATGCAAAGGAAGTTGCCAGAGTTGAAAAAATGGTGTCATTGTTCGATCCTAAGACTGGCAAGGTGATGAAGAAAGCACCGCGGTGTCTCCTCGCAAAGCAGAGTGCAGTTATTGAG GTGGTTTTGCAAGGACCAGTTTGTGCAGAAGAGTTTTCAAGCTGTAAAGCTCTTGGTAGGGTCTCCTTAAGAGCATTGGGGAGAACTCTAGCTGTAGGGATTGTTACTCGAGTAATTGAGAAAGAGCCAATagcatttttcaaaagtaaatattttgtattcttCAGCAAATGA